The nucleotide window CGATTATGCATTGCCGATGATAGCTACTGCCTGCTCGCAGACGGAGTTGCTCAAGCACAAGGTGTACCTTATCGAGTCCCTTAACAGTGCGGCGCGACAGCGGAACTTGATGAAGATGCTGCGGTGCTATATTCTTCTGCGGCCACGTCTCGCGAGTGTGGACGCGGCGTGTGTGGAGCTGCGCATGGCGAAGTACCGCAGCTACCACATCTTCTTCTGTGGCACAGCCACCGCGGAAATGCTGGATCGCCTCGCACATGCTGACAACGACTCGCTCGTGGAGCAGGTGCAAGAGGTGTTCTGCGATTTTAACGCCGTCAATAATGACGCCTTCGTTCTggagacgccgccgccgcagtcgcttGTGTCTTCATTCATGTCTGCCTCGCAGGTGCGCCGACTGGCGGAGGGGCTGGCCTCGCTcatggtggcgcagcgccggcgaccCTACATTCGCTACCAGAAGAATAGCCCGTTTGTGCAGCGCCTCACCGCAGAGCTGGTGGAGGTCCTGAAAAGTGACACCAGCCTGTACGACTACCCAACGCGGGAcacggtgttgctgctgttggacCGCAGCGACGACCCGCTCACCCCGCTTCTCACCCCATGGACCTACCAGGCAATGCTTCACGAACACATCGGGCTGCGCTCCAACACGCTCAAGCTGCCGGCAGACGTGCAAGGAGCCGAGAAGGAGGGCTACGTCTTCTCCGAACATGATGACTCGTTCTTCGCCAACAACATGTTTAGCAACTGGGGCGACCTGTGCAACAGCGTGAAGAAGTACGTCGACCAGTGCAAGGCAGCGCTGAATCTTGACcgccccaccgccaccctcgAAGAGCTCAAGGATTTCATGCAGAAAATTCCGCAGACGCAGAGTCTCACCGGGTCCGTCACGAAGCACACGACCGTGACCACGTATCTCTCCAGTGTCATCAAAAAGCGCAACCTGCTGGAGGTCTCTCTATTAGAGCAGGACATGATCGCCTCTTCGGACCAGCGTAACCACTGGGCACGCCTGCAGTCCATCGCGTCGAGCGCCAGTACAAGCCAAGATGACCTCACGCGCCTCTGCCTCATCTACCATCTTCGTTATGAGCAACCCAGCGGCGCATCGCAGGTGACACCGTACCTCGACCGCGTCAACTCCAACTACGCCCTGCTCCTTAGAAAACTGCGGCAGTACTACGGTCATCACCGAGCCACCGATCGCCTGTTTGCCGCAACCGGTGTCATGGCAAAAATTGTGAAGACGTTTGTGGATGTCGGAAACATTTACACTCAGCATGAGCCTGTCCTGAAGCGCACCCTGCAACAGCTGTACAGCGGTCAGCTCGACACTGCTTCGTACCCGTACCTGGAACAgtcgacctcctcctcctcctccggtgGCGGCACGCTGAACGCGGAGTACAAGCCAACGGAGGCGATTGTGTACATGTGCGGCGGGTATACATtcgaggaggcagcgctcGTACGTAGCATAAACGCCCGCACCGCGTACAAGCCGACTGATGCAGCCTCGTTTGCAGCCGGCGGAAGTAGCATCAAGGCATCAATCGGCGGCGAAGCCACTCTCAACACGCACTCGTTCCTGAATTTGCTTGAACAGCTGTCGCCTTCGTAAGAGACCGGtggcgagctgcagctgccgcaacTAGGACTGCCGTAGCCCCGAGGGCTGGTGTGGCCTACCTGCCTgtttctgtgtgtgggtgtcccTGAAAGAAGTGCCTCCCCTGCTCAAACTGTGGCTTCACGTCATCGTTGCACCTTACAGCGGCATCCTGCTCGTTTCTTTTTGCTCTTAACATCCTCTCCGATTGAGCCCTTGCGATTACCACGACGGCGTTTTACGTGTGTCGCTCAGCATGCCGCTGTCGAGCACAGCTGACAGGGTGTATCGCATCCAGGCAGGCGATCCGCAGGTGAGAAGGGGCAAGAATGATGGACAGAAGAGGCGCGAGGAGACCCACACTGATCAGCTTCaatgtgcacgtgcgcgaAATGTGCGGCACCTCCCACATCCGAACAGGTGCGCCGATGCGGCACGGATGCCGGAAGCATGACGAGACCATCCCGAATGACACCATCGAGTCCCCCAGACTCCCATGTGAGGAGTTGCCACATCACATTATGGGATGCTGCGGCTTGGAGCGACGGGGCGTGAAACACAGCACGCAGGCAGGCTACAGACTCTTAGAGGGCCCCTGACCCGAGGCTGACCACATTACTCCTTGAGCTCATCCGGCATGTGCCCGGCCTACTCCCATGTTACCCGCACGACAGGCGCCACTGCCCCCGTTCTCCAGCAGAGCCCTGGAGAGGGCCCGCTTGGATCGCGGCGTGCAGTCCATCCGAGTCCGTCTGGCGCCAATCACGCTGCACGTATGTGAAAGGGGGATGGGGAAGGACGGGAACGAGTCCGTCAAGGCGCACGGCCCGATTCGTCGGCAGGGCGGCTCGTCCCAGGCGGCCAGGGCCCAGCCACAGTGCAACAGAGGCGTAGGTGCGCTGtgacggtgtgtgtgcgtgtacgttTGGTGGCCTGCTCGTGG belongs to Leishmania braziliensis MHOM/BR/75/M2904 complete genome, chromosome 36 and includes:
- a CDS encoding vacuolar protein sorting-associated protein 45-like protein, giving the protein MNCILARDTDMKVLLVDDYALPMIATACSQTELLKHKVYLIESLNSAARQRNLMKMLRCYILLRPRLASVDAACVELRMAKYRSYHIFFCGTATAEMLDRLAHADNDSLVEQVQEVFCDFNAVNNDAFVLETPPPQSLVSSFMSASQVRRLAEGLASLMVAQRRRPYIRYQKNSPFVQRLTAELVEVLKSDTSLYDYPTRDTVLLLLDRSDDPLTPLLTPWTYQAMLHEHIGLRSNTLKLPADVQGAEKEGYVFSEHDDSFFANNMFSNWGDLCNSVKKYVDQCKAALNLDRPTATLEELKDFMQKIPQTQSLTGSVTKHTTVTTYLSSVIKKRNLLEVSLLEQDMIASSDQRNHWARLQSIASSASTSQDDLTRLCLIYHLRYEQPSGASQVTPYLDRVNSNYALLLRKLRQYYGHHRATDRLFAATGVMAKIVKTFVDVGNIYTQHEPVLKRTLQQLYSGQLDTASYPYLEQSTSSSSSGGGTLNAEYKPTEAIVYMCGGYTFEEAALVRSINARTAYKPTDAASFAAGGSSIKASIGGEATLNTHSFLNLLEQLSPS